In Pseudomonas sp. DNDY-54, a genomic segment contains:
- the uppS gene encoding polyprenyl diphosphate synthase — MEKVRQIAGRSVPRHVAVIMDGNNRWAKRRLLPGVAGHKAGVDAVRAVIEVCAEAGVEVLTLFAFSSENWQRPADEVGALMELFLTALRREARKLNENGISLRIIGDRSRFHPELQAAMLEAEEMTAGPDRFVLQVAANYGGQWDIVQAAQRMAREAQDGRLSPDEVTPALFQRYLATGDMPPPDLCIRTGGERRISNFLLWQLAYAELYFSDLFWPDFKHDAMRAALADFSKRQRRFGKTGDQVETEVRVEC, encoded by the coding sequence ATGGAAAAGGTCAGGCAGATTGCCGGGCGGAGTGTACCCCGTCACGTCGCAGTCATCATGGATGGCAACAATCGCTGGGCAAAACGGCGGCTCTTGCCGGGCGTCGCTGGGCACAAAGCCGGTGTCGATGCGGTGCGCGCCGTCATAGAGGTGTGCGCTGAGGCGGGTGTCGAGGTGCTGACATTGTTTGCTTTCTCCAGTGAAAACTGGCAGCGGCCGGCCGACGAGGTTGGCGCGTTGATGGAGCTATTTCTGACTGCCCTGCGCCGTGAGGCGCGCAAGCTTAATGAGAATGGAATTAGTCTGCGGATCATCGGGGATCGGTCGCGATTCCATCCCGAGCTGCAGGCGGCGATGCTGGAAGCCGAAGAAATGACAGCTGGGCCTGATCGTTTCGTGCTGCAAGTTGCCGCTAACTACGGCGGGCAGTGGGATATCGTTCAGGCCGCGCAGCGAATGGCGCGCGAAGCCCAGGATGGGCGCCTCAGTCCAGACGAAGTCACGCCGGCACTGTTTCAGCGTTATCTCGCCACGGGTGATATGCCCCCGCCCGATCTCTGTATCCGTACCGGCGGTGAGCGACGTATCAGTAATTTCCTGTTGTGGCAGTTGGCCTACGCAGAACTGTACTTCTCCGACCTGTTCTGGCCGGATTTCAAGCACGATGCCATGCGCGCCGCTTTGGCTGATTTTTCAAAGCGGCAACGCCGTTTTGGAAAAACCGGCGATCAGGTCGAGACTGAGGTTCGTGTCGAATGTTGA
- the map gene encoding type I methionyl aminopeptidase — protein sequence MTVSIKTPEDIEKMRIAGRLAAEVLEMIAEHIKPGVTTDELDRLCHEHIVNVQQAIPAPLNYKGFPKSICTSINHVVCHGIPNDKPLKEGDILNIDITVIKDGYHGDTSRMFLVGKAPEWAERLCKVTQECLYKGIEIVRPGTRLGDIGEVIQKHAEKNGFSVVREYCGHGIGKVFHEEPQVLHYGRAGTGLELKEGMTFTIEPMINQGRSETRLLGDGWTAITKDRKLSAQWEHTIVVTADGYEIFTLRSDDTIPRTSP from the coding sequence ATGACCGTTTCCATCAAGACACCCGAAGATATCGAGAAAATGCGCATTGCTGGCCGCCTGGCCGCCGAGGTGCTGGAAATGATCGCCGAGCACATCAAGCCAGGCGTAACCACCGACGAACTCGATCGGCTCTGCCACGAGCATATCGTCAACGTGCAACAGGCCATACCCGCACCGCTTAACTACAAGGGCTTCCCGAAGTCGATCTGTACGTCTATTAATCATGTGGTGTGTCATGGCATCCCCAATGACAAACCGTTGAAAGAAGGCGACATCCTGAACATCGACATTACTGTCATTAAGGATGGCTACCACGGCGACACCAGCCGCATGTTCCTCGTCGGCAAAGCGCCAGAATGGGCCGAGCGGTTGTGCAAGGTCACCCAGGAATGCCTCTATAAAGGCATCGAGATCGTCCGCCCCGGAACCCGGCTTGGCGATATTGGTGAGGTGATTCAGAAGCACGCTGAGAAAAACGGCTTTTCTGTCGTTCGTGAATACTGTGGACACGGGATCGGAAAGGTGTTTCATGAAGAGCCGCAGGTGCTCCACTACGGCCGAGCGGGAACCGGGCTGGAGCTGAAGGAAGGCATGACGTTCACCATTGAGCCAATGATCAATCAGGGCCGTTCGGAGACTCGCTTGCTCGGCGACGGCTGGACCGCCATTACCAAAGACCGCAAGCTGTCCGCCCAGTGGGAGCACACAATTGTAGTCACCGCTGATGGGTACGAAATCTTTACCCTGCGCAGCGATGACACCATCCCCCGCACATCACCATGA
- the rpsB gene encoding 30S ribosomal protein S2, with protein MSQVTMRDMLKAGVHFGHQTRYWNPKMDKYIFGARNKIHIINLEKTMPMFNDALRFVEKLAAGKNKILFVGTKRSAGKIVREEAARCGSPYVDHRWLGGMLTNYKTIRASIKRLRELEVQSQDGTFEKLTKKEALMRTRDLEKLDRSLGGIKDMGGLPDAMFVVDVDHERIAISEANKLGIPVIGIVDTNSSPEGVDYIIPGNDDAIRAVQLYLGSMADAVLRGRQNGAGGADEFVEEAAPEAAQG; from the coding sequence ATGTCTCAAGTCACCATGCGCGATATGCTGAAGGCCGGTGTGCACTTCGGCCACCAAACCCGTTATTGGAACCCGAAGATGGACAAGTACATCTTCGGCGCGCGCAATAAGATTCACATCATCAACCTTGAAAAGACCATGCCGATGTTCAACGACGCTCTGCGTTTCGTTGAAAAGCTGGCTGCAGGCAAGAACAAGATTCTGTTCGTTGGCACCAAGCGCTCTGCTGGCAAGATCGTTCGCGAAGAGGCCGCTCGTTGCGGTTCGCCGTACGTCGATCATCGCTGGTTGGGCGGCATGCTGACCAACTACAAGACTATCCGTGCCTCGATCAAGCGCCTGCGCGAACTTGAAGTTCAGTCTCAGGACGGTACTTTCGAGAAGCTGACCAAGAAAGAAGCCCTGATGCGCACCCGTGATCTGGAAAAATTGGATCGTAGCCTGGGTGGTATCAAGGATATGGGTGGTCTGCCCGACGCGATGTTCGTCGTAGACGTTGATCATGAGCGTATCGCTATCTCCGAAGCCAACAAGCTGGGCATTCCGGTTATCGGTATCGTCGATACCAACAGCAGCCCGGAAGGCGTCGACTACATCATTCCTGGTAATGATGATGCCATCCGTGCCGTGCAACTGTATCTGGGCTCCATGGCCGATGCTGTACTGCGTGGTCGTCAGAATGGCGCTGGTGGAGCTGACGAGTTCGTCGAAGAAGCTGCCCCTGAGGCTGCTCAAGGCTGA
- a CDS encoding OmpH family outer membrane protein, whose product MRKLTQLLVVTAALVATPAFAEMKIAVMNYQMALLESDAAKRYSVDAEKKFGPQLEKLKGLESDAKRIQDRLGKDGDKMQQAERERLELEFKQKARDFQFLSKELNESKAAADRDMLKQLKPKLDKSVEEVIKKGDYDLVLERGAVVDVKPQYDITRQVIERMNQQR is encoded by the coding sequence GTGCGTAAGCTGACCCAATTGCTTGTTGTTACCGCTGCTCTGGTAGCGACCCCCGCATTCGCCGAAATGAAGATCGCGGTGATGAACTACCAGATGGCACTGCTTGAATCAGACGCTGCCAAGCGCTATTCAGTGGACGCAGAAAAGAAGTTCGGCCCACAGCTGGAGAAGCTCAAGGGGCTGGAAAGTGATGCCAAGCGCATCCAGGACCGTCTTGGCAAGGACGGTGACAAGATGCAGCAAGCCGAACGTGAGCGTCTCGAGCTGGAATTCAAGCAGAAGGCCCGCGACTTCCAGTTCCTCTCTAAAGAGCTCAATGAGTCCAAGGCAGCCGCCGATCGCGACATGCTCAAGCAGCTCAAGCCCAAATTGGACAAATCAGTGGAAGAGGTCATCAAGAAGGGTGATTACGATCTAGTGCTCGAGCGCGGCGCGGTAGTTGATGTCAAACCGCAATACGACATCACCCGCCAAGTCATTGAGCGCATGAATCAGCAGCGCTGA
- the pyrH gene encoding UMP kinase — MAQQMSARNPRYKRILLKLSGEALMGSEDFGIDPKVLDRMALEVGQLVGIGVEVGLVIGGGNLFRGAALSAAGMDRVTGDHMGMLATVMNSLAMRDALERSNIPALVMSAISMVGVTDHYDRRKAMRHLKSGEVVIFSAGTGNPFFTTDSAACLRAIEIHADVVLKATKVDGVYTADPFKDPNAEKFEQLTYDDVLDRKLGVMDLTAICLCRDHNMPLRVFNMNKPGALLNIVLGGAEGTLIEEQNQ, encoded by the coding sequence ATGGCTCAGCAGATGAGTGCACGCAATCCTCGCTATAAACGCATTCTGCTCAAATTAAGCGGCGAAGCCTTAATGGGTTCGGAAGATTTCGGCATCGATCCTAAAGTGCTGGATCGTATGGCCTTGGAAGTCGGGCAGCTGGTGGGTATAGGCGTAGAGGTTGGCCTGGTCATTGGGGGTGGCAATCTGTTCCGGGGCGCGGCGCTTTCCGCAGCGGGCATGGATCGCGTGACTGGCGACCATATGGGCATGCTGGCCACGGTCATGAATTCGCTGGCCATGCGCGATGCGTTAGAGCGCTCCAATATTCCTGCATTGGTCATGTCTGCTATTTCCATGGTGGGTGTGACCGATCACTACGACCGTCGCAAAGCGATGCGTCACCTTAAGAGCGGGGAGGTGGTTATCTTCTCTGCTGGCACCGGTAATCCGTTCTTCACCACCGATTCGGCTGCTTGTTTGCGTGCCATCGAGATTCATGCGGACGTCGTGCTCAAGGCCACCAAGGTTGACGGGGTATACACCGCCGATCCGTTCAAGGACCCAAATGCCGAGAAATTCGAACAGCTGACCTATGATGACGTGCTTGATCGCAAGCTGGGCGTCATGGATCTGACCGCCATCTGCCTGTGCCGCGACCACAACATGCCGCTGCGGGTGTTCAACATGAACAAGCCCGGTGCTTTGCTCAATATCGTGCTCGGCGGCGCTGAAGGAACCCTGATCGAGGAACAGAACCAATGA
- the rseP gene encoding RIP metalloprotease RseP produces MGALYMIIGTLVALGVLVTFHEYGHFWVARRCGVKVLRFSVGFGRPLVRWHDRHGTEFVIAAIPLGGYVKMLDEREGDVPSALLSQTFNRKTVRQRFAIVSAGPLANFLLALVFFWVLAMLGSEQVRPVVGAVEVGSLADRAGLLPGQEIIEINGKPTAGWSEVNLQLIRRLGESGSLEMLVRANGDQPQQLQLELKDWLKGAEEPDPIGSLGIRPWRPAIAPIVAQLDPDGPAQSAGVRLGDRLVSLDGNRLSEWQEVIDRVRPLGGQTVLLQVERDAQVIDVPLTLAERGEGEKRWGYLGAGVAGGEWPAEMLRNVSHGPVEAVGEGIRRTWSMSVLTLDSLKKMLFGELSVKNLSGPITIAKVAGASAQSGAGDFLNFLAYLSISLGVLNLLPIPVLDGGHLLFYLVEWVRGRPLSDKVQGWGVQIGISLVVGVMLLALVNDLGRL; encoded by the coding sequence ATGGGCGCGCTGTACATGATCATTGGCACCCTTGTGGCATTGGGGGTTCTGGTCACTTTTCACGAGTACGGACATTTTTGGGTCGCACGTCGTTGCGGCGTCAAGGTTCTGCGTTTCTCGGTAGGTTTCGGTCGCCCGCTGGTCCGTTGGCACGACCGCCACGGTACCGAGTTTGTTATTGCAGCGATCCCCCTCGGCGGCTACGTAAAAATGCTCGACGAGCGTGAAGGTGACGTGCCTTCCGCGTTATTGAGCCAAACATTCAATCGCAAGACCGTGCGCCAGCGCTTCGCCATCGTATCGGCTGGACCGCTCGCTAACTTCCTGCTCGCCCTGGTGTTCTTTTGGGTGCTGGCGATGCTGGGTTCCGAGCAGGTTCGGCCAGTAGTCGGCGCTGTTGAGGTTGGCAGTCTCGCCGATCGCGCCGGTCTCTTGCCTGGGCAAGAGATTATTGAGATCAACGGTAAGCCGACCGCTGGCTGGTCGGAGGTTAACCTTCAGTTGATCCGACGGCTGGGTGAAAGCGGCTCGCTCGAGATGCTCGTCCGTGCCAATGGGGATCAGCCGCAGCAGCTTCAGCTGGAGTTGAAGGACTGGTTGAAAGGTGCTGAGGAGCCGGACCCGATCGGCTCGTTAGGTATTCGGCCCTGGCGTCCAGCGATCGCCCCGATCGTTGCACAATTGGATCCGGACGGGCCGGCGCAGAGCGCAGGCGTGCGCCTCGGTGATCGTCTGGTCAGCCTCGACGGCAATCGGTTGAGCGAATGGCAGGAAGTCATCGATCGTGTCAGGCCGCTAGGCGGTCAGACTGTTCTGCTCCAGGTTGAGCGTGATGCGCAGGTCATCGATGTGCCGCTGACGCTGGCTGAAAGAGGCGAGGGGGAAAAGCGTTGGGGGTATCTGGGTGCTGGAGTCGCGGGTGGTGAGTGGCCAGCGGAAATGCTTCGCAATGTCAGCCATGGGCCGGTCGAGGCGGTCGGTGAAGGTATCCGCAGAACCTGGTCGATGAGCGTCCTAACGCTAGATTCGTTAAAGAAAATGCTCTTCGGGGAGCTCTCGGTAAAAAACTTGAGCGGTCCGATAACCATTGCTAAAGTGGCGGGCGCTTCTGCACAGTCCGGCGCGGGCGACTTTCTGAATTTCCTCGCCTACCTGAGCATAAGTCTTGGAGTACTCAATCTATTGCCTATCCCGGTCCTGGATGGTGGGCATCTGCTCTTCTATCTGGTTGAGTGGGTCCGTGGACGTCCGCTGTCGGACAAGGTCCAGGGCTGGGGAGTACAGATCGGTATCAGCCTGGTTGTTGGGGTGATGCTGCTTGCGTTGGTCAACGACCTTGGCCGCCTTTAA
- the ispC gene encoding 1-deoxy-D-xylulose-5-phosphate reductoisomerase, with the protein MVSGLLQATVLGATGSIGLSTLDVIARHPERYEVFALTAFSRIAELRILCRKHRPRYAVVPDGGNARELQSQLDSDGIRTRVLVGEGGLSEVAAHPEVDVVMAAIVGAAGLSPTLAAVQASKRVLLANKEALVMSGALFMQALRDSDAVLLPIDSEHNAIFQCLPGGYSKGLSRVGVRRILLTASGGPFRQMPLEQLAAVSPDQACAHPNWSMGRKISVDSASMMNKGLELIEACWLFDAQPDQVEVVIHPQSVIHSMVDYIDGSVLAQLGNPDMRTPIAHALAWPERIDSGVSALDLLQTGRLDFEAPDHLRFPCLRIARQAAQDGGTAPAMLNAANEVAVDAFLKGRIRFTEIAGIIEGVLNKEASVPTRCLADVLAADAQARRLASRWLHDHDR; encoded by the coding sequence ATGGTGAGCGGCCTGTTGCAGGCCACGGTGCTTGGTGCGACCGGGTCTATTGGTTTGAGCACGTTGGACGTCATTGCTCGTCATCCGGAACGCTACGAAGTGTTCGCGCTAACAGCGTTCAGTCGTATCGCGGAGTTGCGTATTCTTTGCCGTAAGCACCGTCCCCGCTACGCTGTCGTACCTGATGGTGGCAACGCCCGGGAGTTGCAGAGCCAACTTGACAGCGACGGGATCAGGACCCGGGTCTTGGTGGGCGAGGGTGGGCTGAGCGAGGTTGCAGCCCATCCTGAAGTAGATGTGGTTATGGCTGCGATTGTGGGTGCTGCAGGATTGAGCCCAACGCTGGCGGCCGTCCAAGCCAGCAAGCGGGTATTGCTGGCGAACAAGGAGGCGCTGGTTATGTCCGGCGCGTTGTTCATGCAGGCGTTGCGCGACAGTGACGCCGTACTGCTACCCATTGATAGCGAACACAACGCCATCTTTCAGTGTCTTCCCGGCGGCTATTCAAAGGGGCTGAGTCGTGTTGGGGTGAGACGAATTCTGCTCACTGCCTCCGGTGGGCCATTTCGCCAGATGCCATTGGAGCAGTTGGCTGCGGTGTCCCCTGACCAAGCCTGCGCACACCCGAACTGGTCAATGGGGCGCAAGATATCCGTCGATTCCGCAAGCATGATGAATAAAGGGCTCGAGCTAATTGAGGCGTGCTGGTTGTTCGATGCGCAGCCGGACCAGGTAGAAGTGGTCATTCACCCGCAGAGCGTCATTCATTCTATGGTCGACTACATAGATGGATCGGTGTTGGCGCAGCTGGGCAATCCGGACATGCGCACTCCGATCGCGCATGCCCTGGCTTGGCCAGAGCGAATCGATTCGGGTGTATCGGCGCTCGATTTGTTGCAGACGGGACGCCTCGATTTCGAGGCCCCTGACCACTTGAGATTCCCTTGTCTCCGCATCGCCCGGCAGGCCGCTCAAGATGGCGGGACGGCGCCGGCGATGCTCAATGCCGCCAACGAAGTGGCGGTGGATGCCTTTCTCAAAGGTCGGATTCGCTTCACCGAGATCGCAGGTATCATCGAGGGCGTCCTTAATAAGGAAGCATCGGTTCCGACGCGTTGCCTGGCGGATGTACTTGCTGCCGATGCGCAGGCTCGTAGACTAGCTTCTCGCTGGCTGCACGACCATGATCGCTAG
- the frr gene encoding ribosome recycling factor: MINEIKQDAQERMKKTLESLGHAFAKIRTGRAHPSILDSVMVSYYGSDTPLRQIANVIAEDSRTLALTVFDKGMIQAVEKAIMTSDLGLNPATAGTTIRVPMPALTEETRKGFTKQARAEAENARVAVRNIRRDAIGQLKDLVKEKEISEDEERRGQDDVQKLTDKYVAEIDKALEGKESDLMAV; encoded by the coding sequence ATGATCAACGAGATCAAGCAAGACGCCCAAGAGCGTATGAAGAAGACCTTGGAATCCCTGGGTCATGCATTCGCCAAGATCCGTACCGGCCGAGCCCACCCAAGCATCCTCGATAGCGTGATGGTGTCTTACTACGGTAGTGATACGCCTTTGCGCCAGATAGCCAACGTCATCGCTGAAGATTCACGGACTCTGGCATTGACCGTGTTTGACAAAGGCATGATCCAGGCGGTTGAAAAAGCCATTATGACCTCTGACTTGGGTTTGAATCCGGCAACGGCGGGTACCACCATTCGCGTACCGATGCCGGCGCTAACCGAGGAAACCCGTAAGGGTTTCACGAAGCAGGCACGTGCTGAAGCTGAGAACGCCCGCGTGGCAGTGCGGAACATACGCCGCGATGCCATCGGGCAACTCAAGGATCTGGTGAAGGAAAAGGAAATCAGCGAAGACGAGGAACGCCGCGGACAGGACGACGTTCAAAAGCTGACCGACAAGTACGTTGCGGAGATTGATAAGGCGCTTGAGGGCAAGGAAAGCGACCTGATGGCTGTTTGA
- the tsf gene encoding translation elongation factor Ts, whose translation MAEITAALVKELRERTGQGMMDCKKALTAAGGDIEKAIDDMRAAGAIKAAKKAGNIAAEGAIAVKVADDNTRAVIIEVNSQTDFLALQDDFKNFVSSSVEKAFADKLSDAAPLIAAQESDREALVAKCGENVNIRRLTSVEADLVGSYLHGHRIGVLVALKGGNVELAKEIAMHVAASNPQFLDPSQVSEEAVAKEKEIFLALNEDKIKGKPAEIVEKMVAGRISKFLAEASLVEQAFVKDPDVKVGDLAKKAGAEIVSFVRYEVGEGIERGEVDFAAEVAAQVAATKQ comes from the coding sequence ATGGCAGAGATCACTGCGGCCCTGGTTAAAGAACTGCGCGAGCGCACTGGCCAAGGCATGATGGATTGCAAAAAAGCACTTACCGCAGCTGGCGGCGACATCGAGAAAGCCATTGATGATATGCGTGCGGCTGGCGCCATCAAGGCAGCCAAGAAAGCAGGCAATATTGCTGCTGAAGGCGCGATTGCGGTCAAGGTTGCCGATGACAACACCCGTGCGGTGATCATTGAAGTCAACTCGCAGACTGACTTCCTGGCCCTGCAGGACGACTTCAAGAATTTTGTCAGCAGCAGTGTCGAGAAAGCCTTTGCTGACAAGCTGAGCGATGCTGCTCCGCTGATCGCTGCTCAGGAGTCTGATCGCGAAGCACTGGTTGCCAAGTGCGGTGAGAACGTTAACATTCGCCGCCTGACCTCCGTCGAGGCGGATCTGGTGGGTTCCTATCTGCACGGCCACCGCATCGGCGTTTTGGTTGCGCTGAAGGGCGGTAACGTCGAGCTGGCCAAGGAAATTGCCATGCATGTCGCCGCCAGCAACCCGCAGTTCCTGGACCCGTCTCAGGTGTCCGAGGAAGCGGTTGCCAAGGAGAAAGAGATTTTCCTCGCGCTGAATGAAGACAAGATCAAGGGCAAGCCTGCCGAAATCGTCGAGAAGATGGTGGCCGGTCGCATCAGCAAGTTCCTCGCTGAAGCCAGTCTGGTCGAGCAGGCCTTCGTCAAAGATCCGGATGTCAAAGTGGGTGATCTGGCGAAGAAAGCCGGTGCTGAAATCGTTTCCTTCGTGCGTTACGAAGTAGGCGAAGGTATCGAGCGTGGAGAGGTCGACTTCGCAGCTGAGGTCGCCGCTCAGGTAGCTGCCACTAAGCAGTAA
- the bamA gene encoding outer membrane protein assembly factor BamA encodes MKRLLLPAVISALMIAEVHAESFTISDIRVNGLQRVSAGSVFGALPLNVGQAADDSRLVDATRALFRTGFFEDIQLGREGDVLVINVVERPSISGIEIDGNKAIKTEDLLSGLQQSGLAEGEIFQRATLEGVRNELQRQYVAQGRYSATIETEVVPQPRNRVALKININEGSVAAIKHINVVGNSVFPDEDLTDLFELKTSNWLSFFRNDDKYAREKLSGDLERLRSYYLDRGYINMDITSTQVSITPDKKDVYITVNIAEGDRYTVSDVKLSGDLKVPQDELQSLLLAKEGQVFSRKVMTTTSELITRRLGNEGYTFANVNGVPETNDEDNTVAITFVVDPGKRAYVNRINFRGNTKTEDEVLRREMRQMEGGWASTYLIDQSKTRLERLGFFKEVNVETPQVPGTDDQIDVNYSVEEQPSGSIMASIGFAQNAGLILGGSISQNNFLGTGNRVSVGLTRSEYQSRYNFGFVDPYWTEDGVSLGYNAFYRTTDYDELDYDVSSYSVDSLGGGVNIGYPISETSRLSFGLSAQQDTIDSGRYTVDEIFDFMEEEGDSYLNFKASVGWSESTLNRGVLATRGHSQSLSLETTIPGSDLSFYKLDYNAQLFVPVTQTYTMRLHTQLGYGDAYGSTSRLPFYEHYYAGGFNSVRGFEDSSLGPRSTPSDGSNAGTERDPDQDALPFGGNVLIQGGMELLFPMPFVKDQRSLRTSVFWDVGNVYDTNCPSGSTKCSDIDIGDVASSVGVGLTWITAMGPLSFSLAMPVMKPDEADTQVFQFSLGQTF; translated from the coding sequence ATGAAACGTCTGCTGCTACCTGCGGTAATTTCCGCACTGATGATTGCCGAAGTTCACGCCGAGTCCTTCACCATCTCCGATATACGTGTCAATGGCCTGCAGCGGGTCTCCGCAGGCAGCGTATTCGGCGCGCTGCCATTGAATGTCGGACAGGCCGCTGATGACAGTCGTCTGGTAGATGCAACCCGCGCACTGTTCCGCACTGGTTTCTTCGAGGACATCCAGCTCGGACGTGAAGGCGATGTGCTCGTGATCAACGTTGTTGAGCGACCGTCGATCTCAGGTATCGAAATCGATGGCAACAAGGCGATCAAGACCGAAGACTTGCTTTCCGGTTTGCAACAGTCGGGGCTTGCGGAGGGTGAAATCTTCCAGCGCGCCACGCTCGAAGGTGTGCGCAACGAGTTGCAGCGCCAGTACGTGGCGCAGGGCCGTTATTCCGCCACCATCGAAACGGAGGTGGTCCCGCAGCCACGTAACCGCGTTGCCTTGAAAATCAATATCAACGAAGGCTCCGTCGCGGCGATTAAACATATTAACGTTGTCGGCAATTCGGTGTTTCCGGACGAAGATCTCACCGATCTGTTCGAGCTCAAAACCAGTAACTGGTTGTCGTTCTTCCGCAACGACGACAAATATGCCCGTGAAAAGCTATCCGGCGACCTCGAACGGTTACGTTCGTATTATCTGGATCGCGGCTACATCAATATGGATATCACTTCTACTCAGGTATCGATAACACCGGATAAAAAAGACGTCTATATCACTGTCAACATTGCTGAAGGTGATCGTTATACCGTCAGCGACGTTAAGTTGAGTGGTGATTTGAAAGTGCCGCAGGACGAGCTGCAGTCGCTGCTGTTGGCAAAGGAAGGTCAAGTCTTTTCACGCAAGGTGATGACTACCACCTCGGAACTGATCACGCGGCGCCTGGGTAACGAAGGTTATACCTTTGCCAACGTCAACGGCGTCCCGGAAACCAACGACGAAGACAACACTGTCGCGATCACCTTTGTGGTTGATCCGGGGAAGCGGGCCTATGTCAATCGCATCAACTTCCGCGGAAACACCAAGACCGAAGACGAAGTGTTGCGTCGCGAGATGCGTCAGATGGAAGGAGGCTGGGCCTCTACATATCTGATCGATCAGTCCAAAACACGTTTGGAGCGTCTAGGCTTCTTCAAGGAAGTGAACGTCGAAACGCCTCAGGTGCCAGGCACCGATGACCAGATTGATGTCAACTACAGTGTTGAAGAGCAACCATCCGGCTCGATCATGGCGAGCATAGGCTTCGCGCAGAATGCCGGCCTTATTCTTGGCGGGTCGATCAGCCAGAACAACTTCCTGGGTACCGGCAACCGCGTCAGTGTCGGGCTCACCCGCAGCGAATACCAGTCGCGTTACAACTTCGGTTTCGTAGATCCCTACTGGACCGAAGACGGCGTCAGCCTCGGGTACAACGCCTTCTATCGCACCACCGACTACGACGAACTGGACTATGACGTGTCCAGCTACTCGGTCGACAGCTTGGGTGGTGGCGTAAATATTGGCTATCCGATCAGTGAGACGTCGAGGCTATCGTTTGGCCTGTCCGCGCAGCAGGATACGATCGACAGCGGCCGCTACACCGTTGATGAGATTTTTGATTTCATGGAAGAAGAGGGCGACAGCTACCTCAATTTCAAGGCCTCGGTAGGTTGGTCCGAATCTACGCTGAACCGTGGCGTGCTGGCGACGCGGGGTCACTCACAGAGCCTTTCCCTCGAAACCACCATCCCGGGCAGCGATCTGTCTTTCTATAAACTCGATTACAACGCGCAGCTGTTCGTGCCGGTCACGCAGACATACACCATGCGTCTGCACACTCAGCTGGGCTATGGCGATGCCTACGGGTCTACCTCACGCTTGCCGTTCTATGAGCATTACTATGCGGGCGGATTCAATTCGGTTCGCGGCTTCGAGGACAGCAGCCTTGGGCCGCGGAGTACGCCGAGTGATGGCAGCAACGCCGGCACCGAAAGGGATCCAGATCAGGACGCGCTGCCGTTCGGCGGCAACGTGCTCATCCAGGGTGGAATGGAGTTGCTGTTCCCAATGCCGTTCGTCAAGGATCAGCGTTCGCTGCGTACCTCGGTGTTCTGGGATGTCGGTAACGTCTACGATACCAACTGCCCGTCGGGCTCTACCAAGTGCAGCGATATCGACATAGGCGATGTAGCCAGCTCGGTTGGTGTTGGCCTCACCTGGATTACCGCCATGGGGCCCTTGAGTTTTAGCCTGGCGATGCCGGTTATGAAGCCGGACGAAGCCGATACTCAGGTGTTCCAGTTCTCGCTTGGCCAAACCTTTTAA
- a CDS encoding phosphatidate cytidylyltransferase produces the protein MLKQRIITAAILLPVALIGFFLLENLAFAVFIGVVVVLGAWEWARLAGVAGQVARVGYALVVALLLAGLYRFPVFTAWLLPLGVVWWLAATGLVLSYPSSQRHWGGRLGSLVIGLLVLLPAWQALVVLKQWPQGNWLIVAVMVLVWAADIGAYFSGKALGRRKLAPQVSPGKSWEGLVGGVLTSLLITAGVGLYQNWSPRELVLALLGAALVVLISVVGDLTESMFKRSSGIKDSSQLLPGHGGVMDRIDSLTAAVPVFTVLLWLAGWGAW, from the coding sequence ATGTTGAAGCAACGCATCATTACAGCCGCGATCTTGCTGCCAGTCGCCCTGATCGGATTTTTTCTCCTCGAAAATCTCGCGTTTGCCGTTTTTATCGGCGTAGTGGTGGTCCTTGGCGCATGGGAATGGGCGCGCCTGGCTGGGGTTGCTGGTCAGGTTGCGCGCGTAGGCTACGCGCTTGTCGTTGCGCTGCTACTTGCCGGTCTGTATCGGTTCCCTGTGTTTACTGCGTGGTTGCTGCCGCTTGGTGTCGTTTGGTGGCTAGCGGCAACGGGTCTGGTGCTCAGTTATCCAAGCAGCCAGCGCCACTGGGGTGGTCGACTCGGTAGCTTGGTGATCGGTCTGCTGGTTTTGCTTCCGGCCTGGCAGGCCTTGGTAGTGCTCAAGCAGTGGCCGCAAGGTAATTGGCTTATTGTGGCCGTCATGGTGCTGGTCTGGGCCGCCGACATCGGTGCCTACTTTTCCGGTAAGGCGCTCGGTCGTCGCAAACTTGCCCCTCAGGTCAGCCCAGGTAAAAGTTGGGAAGGTTTGGTGGGCGGGGTGCTTACCAGTCTGCTGATTACCGCTGGCGTTGGGTTGTATCAGAATTGGTCACCGCGGGAGCTGGTACTGGCATTGCTTGGAGCGGCTCTGGTGGTTTTGATCTCGGTCGTAGGTGATCTTACCGAAAGCATGTTCAAGCGTAGCTCGGGCATCAAGGACAGCAGTCAATTGTTGCCTGGGCACGGCGGGGTGATGGATCGCATCGATAGCCTGACCGCTGCGGTGCCTGTCTTCACAGTTCTCCTTTGGCTCGCTGGTTGGGGGGCATGGTGA